One genomic window of Actinoplanes lobatus includes the following:
- a CDS encoding PrsW family intramembrane metalloprotease, which produces MSDAVRPGTTRSAAFLRQPAFWVVITILAAGAVRISQIAVLFFTAYPVATITAILLFALLAVPFWLFVSELDFLEREPPSLRVLAFAWGGLVATSVSIPGSIALDNLIAKIGSPDLAAEWGAALAGPTVEEIAKTLGVVAIVLIARAQVNSVLDGIVYGALVGLGFQIVEDVVFAIGAVQQAGQGDQVQPVITTFLVRGFLAGVWSHTLFGALAGAGIGYLVVNRHRSRGRRIAVAALALFAAWASHSLWNSPLFRESLGDGAPALLAVLVFKGLPPLLLVLYLVRRAHDREAAYYVGVLGSVRDPALITEGELRVLGSGSRRGAARRHAAVHAGRQARSAVRRLQRAQAALAVALSRDPDDPAEPEATAVREHRATLAALGHPEAVEGARSWRHTASTVGTAALAIAVLWVALSALGS; this is translated from the coding sequence ATGAGCGACGCCGTCCGGCCCGGGACCACCCGGTCGGCCGCGTTCCTCCGGCAGCCCGCGTTCTGGGTGGTCATCACGATCCTGGCGGCCGGCGCCGTACGGATCTCCCAGATCGCCGTGCTGTTCTTCACCGCCTACCCGGTGGCCACGATCACCGCGATCCTGCTGTTCGCCCTGCTCGCCGTACCGTTCTGGCTGTTCGTCTCGGAACTGGACTTCCTGGAACGCGAGCCACCGAGCCTGCGCGTGCTCGCCTTCGCCTGGGGCGGCCTGGTCGCCACCAGCGTGTCGATCCCGGGCAGCATCGCGCTGGACAACCTGATCGCCAAGATCGGCTCACCCGACCTCGCCGCCGAGTGGGGCGCCGCGCTGGCGGGGCCGACGGTCGAGGAGATCGCCAAGACGCTCGGTGTGGTGGCGATCGTGCTGATCGCCCGGGCCCAGGTCAACAGCGTGCTCGACGGCATCGTCTACGGGGCGCTGGTCGGCCTGGGTTTCCAGATCGTCGAGGACGTGGTCTTCGCGATCGGGGCGGTGCAGCAGGCCGGCCAGGGCGACCAGGTGCAGCCGGTGATCACCACGTTCCTGGTCCGCGGGTTCCTGGCCGGGGTCTGGAGCCACACCCTGTTCGGCGCGCTGGCCGGAGCCGGCATCGGCTACCTGGTGGTGAACCGGCACCGGTCCCGCGGCCGCCGGATCGCGGTCGCCGCCCTGGCCCTGTTCGCCGCCTGGGCCTCGCACTCGCTGTGGAACTCGCCGCTGTTCCGGGAGAGCCTCGGTGACGGTGCGCCGGCCCTGCTCGCGGTGCTCGTCTTCAAAGGGCTGCCGCCCCTGCTGCTGGTCCTCTACCTGGTGCGGCGGGCACACGACCGGGAGGCGGCCTACTACGTGGGCGTCCTGGGCTCGGTCCGCGATCCGGCGCTGATCACCGAGGGCGAGCTGCGGGTGCTCGGGTCCGGCTCCCGGCGGGGCGCGGCCCGGCGGCACGCCGCGGTGCACGCAGGCCGACAAGCCAGATCAGCGGTACGCCGTCTGCAGCGCGCCCAGGCCGCCCTCGCCGTCGCGCTGAGCCGTGACCCGGACGACCCGGCCGAACCGGAGGCCACCGCGGTACGCGAGCACCGCGCCACCCTCGCCGCTCTCGGGCATCCGGAGGCGGTCGAGGGGGCACGATCCTGGCGGCACACCGCCTCGACGGTGGGCACCGCCGCGCTGGCCATCGCCGTGCTGTGGGTGGCGCTGTCAGCTCTGGGAAGTTGA
- the idi gene encoding isopentenyl-diphosphate Delta-isomerase yields the protein MMSREADLVELVDDHGTVTGSATVLDAHESPGLLHRAFSVFLRDPSGRVLLQQRAAAKTRFPLRWGNTCCGHPRPGEELTAAAGKRLAEELGVEPVPFTEVGVYMYFAEDPVTGRVEREYDHVLLGDVPAGLEFRPDPAEVARLRWITVDDLLREVRATPEAYAPWLGGVTERLASHLLAAPEGPGGR from the coding sequence ATGATGTCCCGCGAAGCCGACCTGGTGGAGCTCGTCGACGACCACGGCACGGTCACCGGCTCGGCCACCGTCCTCGACGCGCACGAGTCACCCGGCCTCCTGCACCGGGCGTTCTCGGTGTTCCTGCGCGACCCGTCCGGACGGGTGCTGCTGCAACAGCGGGCCGCCGCCAAGACCCGGTTCCCGCTGCGGTGGGGCAACACCTGCTGCGGGCACCCCCGGCCGGGCGAGGAACTCACCGCCGCCGCCGGAAAACGCCTCGCCGAGGAGCTCGGTGTCGAGCCGGTGCCGTTCACCGAGGTCGGCGTCTACATGTACTTCGCCGAGGACCCGGTCACCGGGCGCGTCGAGCGGGAGTACGACCACGTGCTGCTCGGTGACGTACCCGCCGGACTGGAGTTCCGTCCCGACCCGGCCGAGGTCGCGCGCCTGCGCTGGATCACGGTCGACGACCTGCTCCGGGAGGTCCGGGCGACTCCGGAGGCGTACGCGCCCTGGCTCGGCGGGGTGACCGAACGCCTGGCGTCGCACCTGCTCGCCGCACCGGAGGGGCCGGGTGGGCGATGA
- a CDS encoding calcium-binding protein codes for MYLPNRKILAMIGATAAAVGSTALLAAPAQAAAVGSVKVDANGVVAFAAWGGKTNGLTITGSGQTVTFDDLVAIKAGAGCTAVAGDATKVTCTATKISYLSVSLGDKNDWVKNKTAFGSVIDGGAGNDTLVGGSSNDRIIGATGNDKIYGGAGGEVIYGNAGNDIVYGGAGPDNVSGGAGDDKIYGQDGDDQAYGGAGADLINGAAGRDRLHGGAGADKIYAGAGTGTATEFGDQVWGDSGNDKIYGEAGDDEINAGSGNDIVDAGSGDDGVLGQSGNDTINGGSGDDLLAGENINDQLKAIGSSKAKDKLTGGSGVDLCLVLKSGKASCEYKSFQDYIGNLSASRAAIIGRLG; via the coding sequence ATGTACCTGCCCAACCGCAAGATCCTTGCCATGATCGGCGCGACCGCCGCGGCCGTCGGCTCCACCGCTCTGCTCGCCGCCCCGGCCCAGGCCGCCGCGGTCGGCTCGGTGAAGGTCGACGCGAACGGCGTGGTCGCCTTCGCTGCCTGGGGCGGCAAGACCAACGGGCTCACCATCACCGGCTCCGGACAGACCGTCACCTTCGACGACCTGGTCGCCATCAAGGCCGGTGCCGGGTGCACTGCGGTCGCCGGTGACGCGACCAAGGTCACCTGCACCGCCACGAAGATCAGCTACCTCAGCGTCAGCCTCGGCGACAAGAACGACTGGGTCAAGAACAAGACCGCGTTCGGGAGCGTCATCGACGGCGGCGCCGGCAACGACACCCTCGTCGGCGGTTCGTCGAACGACCGCATCATCGGCGCCACCGGCAACGACAAGATCTACGGCGGCGCCGGCGGCGAGGTCATCTACGGCAACGCCGGCAACGACATCGTCTACGGCGGCGCGGGCCCGGACAACGTCTCCGGCGGCGCCGGCGACGACAAGATCTACGGCCAGGACGGCGACGACCAGGCGTACGGCGGGGCCGGCGCGGACCTGATCAACGGTGCCGCGGGCCGGGACCGTCTGCACGGTGGCGCGGGCGCCGACAAGATCTACGCGGGCGCCGGCACCGGCACCGCGACCGAATTCGGCGACCAGGTCTGGGGCGACTCCGGCAACGACAAGATCTACGGCGAGGCCGGCGACGACGAGATCAACGCCGGCTCCGGCAACGACATCGTGGACGCCGGCTCCGGCGACGACGGCGTGCTCGGCCAGTCCGGCAACGACACCATCAACGGTGGCTCCGGCGACGACCTCCTCGCCGGCGAGAACATCAACGACCAGCTCAAGGCCATCGGCAGCTCCAAGGCCAAGGACAAGCTGACCGGCGGCTCCGGCGTCGACCTCTGCCTGGTGCTCAAGAGCGGCAAGGCGTCCTGCGAGTACAAGTCCTTCCAGGACTACATCGGCAACCTGTCCGCGTCCCGCGCGGCCATCATCGGCCGCCTCGGCTGA
- a CDS encoding MerR family transcriptional regulator, with the protein MGDEGLSAGAAARRLGVAVTTLRTWHQRYGLGPSVHEPGHHRRYTVEDMVRLQVMQRLTAQGVAPAEAAAWACRSPAVLPPTGGPAPSPSAGDPVVSPSVAGPVSVNGPAGGGQTIALGGRAQPAARGLARAAMRLDAPAMRHILESTVTDRGVTFAWEHVMMPVLIGIGERYEATERFVEVEHLLSRSITEALSIVPRPSRELAPQVLLAAADEEQHTLPLEALAAALAESGVPSRLLGARVPPRALLDAVDRTGPTVVVLWSQVPATGDVIQLDRLLARPHPPFLIGAAGPGWPAAALPPAVTRLTGLTGAVHAVTAACA; encoded by the coding sequence GTGGGCGATGAGGGCCTGAGCGCCGGCGCGGCCGCACGCCGCCTCGGCGTCGCGGTGACCACGCTGCGCACCTGGCATCAGCGGTACGGGCTCGGGCCCAGCGTCCACGAGCCCGGCCATCACCGGCGGTACACCGTCGAGGACATGGTCCGGCTACAGGTCATGCAGCGGCTGACCGCACAGGGTGTGGCGCCCGCCGAGGCGGCCGCCTGGGCGTGCCGATCGCCGGCCGTCCTGCCCCCCACCGGCGGTCCGGCTCCCTCACCCTCTGCCGGCGACCCGGTCGTCTCGCCTTCCGTCGCCGGCCCGGTGAGCGTGAACGGGCCGGCCGGGGGCGGGCAGACCATCGCGCTCGGCGGGCGGGCCCAGCCGGCCGCCCGTGGACTGGCCCGGGCCGCCATGCGGCTGGACGCCCCGGCGATGCGCCACATCCTGGAATCCACGGTCACCGACCGCGGGGTGACCTTCGCCTGGGAACACGTGATGATGCCGGTGCTGATCGGCATCGGCGAACGGTACGAGGCCACCGAACGATTCGTCGAAGTGGAACACCTGCTCTCCCGCTCGATCACCGAGGCCCTCAGCATCGTGCCCCGGCCGTCGCGTGAGCTCGCCCCCCAGGTTCTGCTCGCCGCGGCCGACGAGGAACAGCACACCCTTCCCCTGGAGGCGCTGGCGGCCGCGCTGGCCGAGAGCGGGGTGCCGAGCCGCCTGCTGGGTGCACGGGTCCCGCCGCGGGCGCTGCTGGACGCGGTGGACCGTACCGGCCCCACCGTCGTGGTGCTCTGGTCCCAGGTGCCCGCCACCGGAGACGTCATCCAGCTGGACCGTCTGCTGGCCCGGCCGCACCCGCCGTTCCTGATCGGGGCCGCCGGACCAGGCTGGCCGGCCGCCGCACTGCCCCCGGCGGTGACCCGCCTGACCGGCCTCACCGGAGCCGTCCACGCCGTCACGGCCGCCTGCGCCTGA
- a CDS encoding calcium-binding protein — protein sequence MSLINRKTLATVGATAVAIATTALFATPAQAASAGLAKVVGTKTVQFQALLGKSNSVKLSISGRTVTITDKVAIKAGKGCKSVNSKKVRCTTSAKTAKLSVALGDKNDYVRNYTNVYMLADAGTGNDTVIGGNASEELQGDYGNDKLYGNGGNDKLIAESGDDYVVGGAGNDQIWGGTGADKLYGNAGLDKFSGGTGNDLLYGGTEVDVLSGNEGNDYIYAGAGEYTSGEYVYGDTVYGDAGNDTIYGEGDTDLIEGGVGNDRIAGGADWDVIEGSAGNDQVWGNEGDDILAGDSYDPYNYTPVGSATAADRVDGGAHVTYGDLCLVTGSSTITNCEATGPSAAGLSAGASSELTARLATIRPAK from the coding sequence ATGTCTTTGATCAACCGCAAAACGCTTGCCACCGTTGGCGCCACCGCTGTCGCGATCGCCACCACCGCCCTCTTCGCGACCCCGGCCCAGGCGGCTTCGGCCGGCCTGGCGAAGGTCGTCGGCACCAAGACGGTCCAGTTCCAGGCACTCCTGGGTAAGTCGAACTCGGTGAAGCTGAGCATCTCCGGCCGCACCGTCACGATCACCGACAAGGTCGCCATCAAGGCCGGCAAGGGCTGCAAGTCGGTCAACTCGAAGAAGGTCCGCTGCACCACCTCGGCGAAGACCGCGAAGCTGAGCGTCGCGCTGGGCGACAAGAACGACTATGTGCGCAACTACACCAACGTCTACATGCTCGCCGACGCCGGCACCGGCAATGACACCGTGATCGGTGGCAACGCCAGCGAGGAACTGCAGGGCGACTACGGCAACGACAAGCTCTACGGCAACGGCGGCAACGACAAGCTGATCGCCGAGAGCGGCGACGACTACGTGGTCGGCGGCGCCGGCAACGACCAGATCTGGGGCGGCACGGGCGCCGACAAGCTGTACGGCAACGCCGGCCTGGACAAGTTCAGCGGCGGCACCGGCAACGACCTCCTCTACGGCGGCACCGAGGTCGACGTCCTCAGCGGCAACGAGGGCAACGACTACATCTACGCCGGTGCGGGCGAGTACACCTCGGGCGAGTACGTCTACGGCGACACCGTCTACGGCGACGCCGGCAACGACACCATCTACGGCGAGGGCGACACCGACCTCATCGAGGGTGGCGTCGGCAACGACCGCATCGCCGGTGGCGCCGACTGGGACGTCATCGAGGGCAGCGCCGGCAACGACCAGGTCTGGGGCAACGAGGGTGACGACATCCTCGCCGGTGACAGCTACGACCCGTACAACTACACCCCCGTCGGCAGCGCCACCGCGGCGGACCGCGTGGACGGCGGCGCCCACGTCACCTACGGCGACCTCTGCCTGGTGACCGGCTCCTCCACGATCACCAACTGCGAGGCGACCGGCCCGAGCGCGGCCGGCCTGTCGGCCGGTGCTAGCTCCGAGCTGACCGCCCGCCTCGCCACGATCCGCCCGGCGAAGTAG
- the crtI gene encoding phytoene desaturase family protein has product MRTVTGPTDRVIVVGAGLGGLACALHLAAAGRQVTVVEREPVPGGRAGRLAVEGYEFDTGPTVLTMPDLIAEPLAAVGEKLSDWLELTPLDPAYRAYYPDGSTLDVRTDTTRMAAEIARVCGAREADGYLRFVDFTRRLWHLERDHFIGRNLDTPIDLLNLNLLRLLGMGAFRRLQPKIGEYFRDPRTQRIFSFQAMYAGLAPHDALAIYAVIAYLDSVAGVYFPKGGMHAVPKALAGAAEKHGVTFRYDTTVERVTTAHGRATGVVTADGEHIPADVVVLNPDLPVAYRDLLPPRRGLRRLRYSPSCVVLHIGSRQAYSRIAHHNIHFGTAWKGTFDEVIRKGLLMSDPSLLVTNPTHTDPSAAPDGRQTYYVLAPTPNLEAGPIDWRGGMDRRYADELLRVLERRGYVGFRDGAEVQRIITPADWADAGMAAGTPFAAAHTFGQTGPFRPSNLHPSLPNVVFTGSGTQPGVGVPMVLISGKLAAARITEVS; this is encoded by the coding sequence GTGCGAACCGTGACCGGACCCACCGACCGCGTCATCGTGGTCGGCGCCGGCCTCGGCGGGCTGGCCTGCGCGCTGCACCTGGCCGCGGCCGGGCGCCAGGTCACCGTGGTCGAACGGGAGCCGGTCCCGGGCGGGCGGGCCGGGCGGCTGGCCGTCGAGGGGTACGAGTTCGACACCGGCCCGACCGTGCTGACCATGCCCGACCTGATCGCCGAGCCGCTGGCCGCCGTCGGCGAGAAACTGAGCGACTGGCTGGAGCTGACCCCGCTCGACCCGGCGTACCGGGCGTACTACCCGGACGGCTCCACGCTCGACGTGCGTACCGACACCACCCGGATGGCGGCCGAGATAGCCCGGGTCTGCGGCGCCCGCGAGGCCGACGGCTACCTGCGGTTCGTCGACTTCACCCGGCGGCTCTGGCATCTCGAACGCGACCACTTCATCGGCCGGAACCTGGACACCCCGATCGACCTGCTCAACCTCAACCTGCTGAGGCTCCTCGGCATGGGCGCGTTCCGGCGGTTGCAGCCCAAGATCGGGGAGTACTTCCGCGATCCCCGTACCCAGCGGATCTTCTCGTTCCAGGCGATGTACGCCGGCCTCGCCCCGCACGACGCCCTGGCCATCTACGCCGTCATCGCCTACCTGGACTCGGTCGCCGGCGTCTACTTCCCCAAGGGCGGCATGCACGCCGTGCCGAAGGCGCTGGCCGGCGCCGCCGAGAAACACGGGGTGACGTTCCGCTACGACACCACGGTCGAGCGGGTGACCACCGCGCACGGCCGGGCCACCGGAGTGGTCACGGCCGACGGCGAACACATACCGGCCGACGTGGTGGTGCTCAATCCGGACCTTCCGGTCGCCTACCGCGACCTGCTGCCGCCGCGGCGCGGCCTGCGGCGGCTGCGCTACTCGCCCTCGTGCGTGGTCCTGCACATCGGCTCCCGCCAGGCCTATTCGCGGATCGCCCACCACAACATCCATTTCGGTACGGCGTGGAAGGGCACCTTCGACGAGGTGATCCGCAAAGGCCTGCTGATGAGCGACCCGTCCCTGCTGGTCACCAACCCGACGCACACCGACCCGTCCGCGGCGCCCGACGGCCGGCAGACGTACTACGTGCTCGCGCCCACCCCCAACCTCGAGGCCGGGCCGATCGACTGGCGCGGCGGCATGGACCGGCGGTACGCCGACGAACTGCTGCGCGTCCTGGAGCGGCGCGGCTACGTCGGCTTCCGGGACGGCGCCGAGGTTCAGCGGATCATCACGCCCGCGGACTGGGCCGACGCCGGAATGGCCGCCGGCACCCCGTTCGCGGCCGCGCACACGTTCGGCCAGACCGGCCCGTTCCGCCCGTCCAACCTGCACCCGAGCCTGCCCAACGTGGTGTTCACCGGCTCCGGAACACAGCCGGGCGTCGGCGTACCGATGGTGTTGATCTCCGGCAAACTGGCCGCCGCCCGGATCACGGAGGTCTCCTGA
- a CDS encoding calcium-binding protein, whose product MFLINRRMLAVIGASAAAVASTAFLGAPAQAAAGGAAKVVGSKTVQFRAATGKANGLTITISGRTVTLDDKVAITPGKGCKAVSGDRTKVRCTTSAKTATLDVNLGDKNDWVRNKTSVYLVATGSLGNDTLIGGAAGEELRGGGGNDTLYGNGGIDKLYGEGGNDTLRGGTGHDQIYAGTGNDRAYGEAGDDLIEGASGTDVLIGGAGGDGIRGGSGNDSIYGEAGEDFLLGDDGDDRILGGADADSVLAGAGRDVVYAGAGEVTFTDEEGEFVFGDFVDGGEGDDRLFGEGDVDVLFGSEGDDLISGGTGDDVAFGEGGNDEIYGSDGDDILVNEDVDENDAPIGSATATDLVNGGAHATIGDICLVTPGARTAGCELFEFPEEAGAKSVAPSAEVATILDRVAKIRASHS is encoded by the coding sequence ATGTTCCTGATCAATCGCAGGATGCTGGCCGTCATCGGCGCCAGCGCCGCCGCGGTCGCCTCCACCGCCTTCCTCGGCGCGCCCGCGCAGGCGGCCGCCGGCGGTGCGGCCAAGGTCGTCGGCAGCAAGACCGTCCAGTTCCGGGCCGCCACCGGCAAGGCCAACGGCCTCACCATCACCATCTCCGGCCGGACCGTCACCCTCGACGACAAGGTCGCCATCACCCCCGGCAAGGGCTGCAAGGCCGTCTCCGGGGACCGGACCAAGGTCCGCTGCACCACCTCGGCCAAGACCGCCACCCTCGACGTCAACCTCGGCGACAAGAACGACTGGGTGCGCAACAAGACCTCGGTCTACCTGGTGGCCACCGGCAGCCTGGGCAACGACACCCTGATCGGCGGCGCGGCGGGCGAGGAGCTGCGCGGCGGCGGCGGCAACGACACCCTGTACGGCAACGGCGGCATCGACAAGCTGTACGGCGAGGGCGGCAACGACACCCTGCGCGGCGGGACCGGTCACGACCAGATCTACGCGGGCACCGGTAACGACCGGGCGTACGGCGAGGCCGGCGACGACCTCATCGAGGGCGCGAGCGGAACCGACGTCCTCATCGGCGGTGCGGGCGGCGACGGCATCAGGGGCGGCTCCGGCAACGACAGCATCTACGGCGAGGCCGGCGAGGACTTCCTGCTCGGTGACGACGGCGACGACCGGATCCTCGGTGGCGCCGACGCCGACTCGGTCCTGGCCGGCGCCGGCCGGGACGTCGTCTACGCGGGTGCCGGTGAGGTGACCTTCACCGACGAGGAGGGCGAGTTCGTCTTCGGCGACTTCGTCGACGGCGGTGAGGGCGACGACCGGCTCTTCGGCGAGGGCGACGTCGACGTCCTCTTCGGTTCCGAGGGCGACGACCTGATCTCCGGCGGCACCGGTGACGACGTCGCGTTCGGTGAGGGCGGCAACGACGAGATCTACGGCAGTGACGGCGACGACATCCTGGTGAACGAGGACGTCGACGAGAACGACGCCCCGATCGGCAGCGCCACCGCGACCGACCTGGTCAACGGCGGCGCCCACGCGACCATCGGCGACATCTGCCTGGTGACCCCGGGTGCCCGGACCGCCGGTTGCGAGCTCTTCGAGTTCCCCGAGGAGGCGGGCGCCAAGTCGGTCGCTCCGTCGGCGGAGGTCGCCACGATCCTCGACCGGGTCGCGAAGATCCGGGCCTCGCACTCCTGA
- a CDS encoding DUF2786 domain-containing protein: MSDALLARVRKLLAMAEDPACMPGEAEAFTAKAAELIAKYGVDQAMLAAEDPTADPVGDRVVTVDPPYARDKAGLLAAVAAPMRCRVVHLERRGLARSHLFGHTADLERVELLFTSLLVQAAHGLAASPVPEGEHAAAYRRSWMAGYTQAISGRLWAAERSAAAGTPGAEIVLVDRTDLVERRRDEAYPRLARMRPRRLRGGGILRGFQAGQAAHLGGTEVTGVTSL; the protein is encoded by the coding sequence ATGTCTGACGCCCTGCTGGCCCGGGTGCGCAAGCTGCTCGCCATGGCCGAGGATCCGGCCTGTATGCCCGGCGAAGCCGAGGCGTTCACCGCGAAGGCCGCCGAGCTGATCGCCAAATACGGCGTCGACCAGGCGATGCTCGCCGCCGAGGATCCCACGGCGGACCCGGTGGGCGACCGGGTCGTCACCGTCGATCCGCCCTACGCGCGGGACAAGGCCGGGCTGCTCGCCGCCGTGGCCGCCCCGATGCGCTGCCGGGTGGTCCACCTGGAGCGGCGCGGGCTGGCCCGCAGCCACCTCTTCGGGCACACGGCCGACCTGGAGCGGGTCGAGCTGCTCTTCACCTCTCTTCTGGTGCAGGCCGCGCACGGCCTCGCCGCCAGCCCGGTGCCGGAGGGCGAGCACGCGGCGGCCTACCGTCGATCGTGGATGGCCGGTTACACCCAGGCGATCAGCGGGCGCCTGTGGGCGGCCGAACGGTCCGCGGCCGCCGGGACGCCGGGCGCGGAGATCGTGCTCGTCGACCGGACCGACCTGGTCGAGCGGCGGCGCGACGAGGCCTACCCCCGACTGGCCCGGATGAGGCCGCGACGGCTGCGGGGCGGTGGAATCCTCCGCGGCTTCCAGGCCGGGCAGGCCGCCCACCTGGGTGGCACCGAGGTGACCGGGGTCACTTCGCTTTGA
- a CDS encoding hotdog fold thioesterase: MGIEITEATAERVVGIMPVEGNTQPYGLLHGGASCVLAETLGSVGAVLHGLTVDRPFAVGVDINATHHKAARSGLVTGVAVPVHRGRAVATYEVVITDEGGDRVCTARITCLLRGA, translated from the coding sequence ATGGGCATCGAGATCACCGAGGCCACCGCGGAACGGGTCGTAGGCATCATGCCCGTCGAGGGCAACACCCAGCCGTACGGTCTGCTGCACGGCGGTGCCTCCTGCGTGCTCGCCGAGACGCTCGGCTCGGTCGGTGCCGTGCTGCACGGGCTGACCGTGGACCGGCCGTTCGCCGTCGGCGTCGACATCAACGCCACCCACCACAAGGCGGCCCGCTCCGGGCTGGTCACCGGCGTGGCCGTTCCGGTCCATCGGGGCCGGGCGGTGGCGACCTACGAGGTGGTCATCACCGACGAGGGCGGCGACCGTGTCTGCACCGCCCGGATCACCTGTCTTCTCCGTGGTGCCTGA